The Candidatus Omnitrophota bacterium genome contains a region encoding:
- a CDS encoding NAD(P)-dependent oxidoreductase, with protein MKVLITGATGLLGQDLVRVFGAGHEVVGVSRRHPQAAQRLDVSSEEDTRRLISGIRPDWVLHAAAQRSPDYCARHPEECFRINVLGSRNIAWACRETGAKLLYISTDYVFDGLSSKPYIEPDLPSPVNEYGISKLAGEVYTQYLVEASVVARVSTLYGEGGESFVSKTLEAAQQGRTTMAAEDIVSSPSWTMDIAEGLLTLVERVDKAEAPKAAWAGLYHLASPGEVSRYDLARKALELAGLDPERVKRSSMKELSLPAVRAGYTALASSRFEAGFIPRLRPWEEALGAFIRSRRETLLR; from the coding sequence GTGAAAGTTTTGATTACCGGGGCCACAGGTCTTCTGGGACAGGACTTAGTCAGAGTCTTCGGTGCGGGGCACGAGGTTGTGGGAGTCTCGCGCCGGCACCCGCAAGCGGCGCAGCGTTTGGATGTGTCCTCTGAGGAGGATACAAGACGTTTGATTTCCGGGATCCGTCCGGACTGGGTTCTGCATGCAGCAGCCCAGAGGAGTCCGGATTATTGCGCGCGGCATCCCGAAGAGTGTTTTCGGATCAATGTCCTGGGTTCCCGCAATATTGCATGGGCTTGCAGAGAGACAGGGGCCAAGCTTCTTTACATCAGCACGGACTATGTCTTTGATGGTCTGTCGAGCAAGCCCTATATCGAACCGGATTTGCCATCTCCTGTGAATGAATACGGGATTTCGAAGTTGGCCGGGGAAGTCTATACGCAGTATTTGGTCGAGGCCTCGGTTGTGGCGCGCGTGAGCACTTTATACGGTGAAGGCGGCGAGTCTTTTGTGAGTAAAACTTTGGAGGCTGCGCAACAGGGCCGGACAACAATGGCTGCTGAAGACATTGTGAGTTCTCCCTCGTGGACAATGGATATAGCAGAGGGATTGTTGACCCTGGTTGAAAGGGTGGATAAGGCAGAAGCGCCGAAAGCGGCCTGGGCGGGCCTGTATCATTTGGCCAGTCCCGGAGAGGTGAGCCGCTACGATCTCGCCCGCAAGGCTTTGGAGCTGGCGGGCCTGGATCCGGAACGAGTCAAGCGCAGTTCCATGAAGGAACTCAGCCTTCCGGCGGTCCGGGCAGGATACACTGCCCTGGCGAGTTCCCGTTTTGAAGCAGGTTTTATTCCTCGGCTGCGACCCTGGGAAGAGGCTTTGGGGGCCTTTATCCGGTCGAGGCGGGAAACACTCTTGAGATAA
- a CDS encoding DegT/DnrJ/EryC1/StrS family aminotransferase: protein MTSKSSGSSTEAKIPLLDLQAQYLALEPEILNAVKSVLRGGHYILGDEVRTLESEMAALCGTTCGIGVASGSDALELALRALGVGPGDEVITTP from the coding sequence ATGACCTCTAAATCATCCGGTTCTTCTACGGAGGCCAAGATCCCTCTTCTGGATCTGCAAGCCCAGTATCTGGCCTTGGAGCCCGAAATTCTCAACGCAGTCAAGTCTGTGTTGAGGGGCGGGCATTATATTTTGGGGGATGAAGTCCGGACCCTTGAGTCCGAGATGGCCGCGCTTTGCGGAACAACCTGCGGCATTGGCGTTGCCTCGGGCTCGGATGCCCTGGAGCTGGCCCTGCGGGCTCTGGGTGTGGGGCCGGGGGATGAGGTCATCACCACGCCG
- a CDS encoding nucleotide sugar dehydrogenase — protein sequence MYQELKKKIEDKKAHIGVVGLGYVGLPLAVEFAREGFKVTGLDLNEKRVKQLLSGKSYIPDVSTSVMSPLVKDGFLTGVTDYKHLKKADVIIICVPTPLRKTREPDVSYIVGASMEIQKIAHKGQLIVLESTTYPGSTEEILKPLFEDVGLKLGKDVFLAFSPERIDPGNPHYQTRDIPKVVGGVTPRCSEMAQLLYSQIICKVVSVSSPATAEMVKLLENTFRSVNIGLANEMALLCDRFGIDVWEVIEGAKTKPFGFMPFYPGPGLGGHCIPCDPIYLSWKARSLGFEARFIELASQVNSFMPRHVVDKVVEHLNSVGKSLKGAKILVLGVAYKADVNDTRDTPADEILVYLRERGGIIQYHDPFVPSFDLSTGEKLRSVPLTPGQVKSTDCVVVVTDHHNVDYDMVCANAKLLVDTRNVYRKRRLKKIRRL from the coding sequence ATGTATCAGGAACTCAAAAAGAAGATCGAGGACAAGAAAGCGCATATCGGGGTGGTGGGTTTGGGTTATGTGGGTTTGCCCTTGGCTGTTGAGTTTGCCCGCGAGGGTTTCAAGGTCACGGGTCTGGATTTGAACGAAAAACGCGTGAAGCAGCTCCTGAGCGGTAAGTCGTATATTCCGGATGTGTCTACAAGCGTGATGTCGCCTTTGGTGAAGGACGGCTTTCTCACGGGTGTGACGGATTACAAGCACCTCAAGAAGGCGGACGTCATCATCATTTGCGTGCCTACGCCGCTGCGAAAGACCCGCGAGCCGGACGTGTCCTATATTGTGGGCGCTTCCATGGAAATCCAGAAGATCGCTCACAAAGGGCAGCTGATTGTCTTGGAGAGCACAACCTATCCGGGCTCGACCGAAGAGATCCTAAAACCTTTGTTCGAAGACGTGGGCCTCAAATTGGGCAAGGACGTGTTCTTAGCCTTTTCGCCGGAGCGTATTGATCCGGGCAACCCGCACTACCAAACCCGGGATATCCCCAAGGTGGTAGGCGGTGTAACGCCGCGCTGCTCCGAGATGGCCCAATTGCTGTACAGCCAAATTATTTGCAAGGTGGTCAGTGTCAGTTCGCCGGCCACCGCTGAAATGGTCAAGCTCCTGGAGAACACTTTCCGCAGTGTCAATATCGGCCTGGCCAATGAAATGGCTCTTTTGTGCGACCGTTTCGGTATTGATGTCTGGGAGGTCATTGAGGGCGCCAAAACCAAGCCCTTTGGTTTCATGCCTTTCTACCCGGGGCCGGGTCTGGGCGGGCACTGCATTCCCTGCGATCCGATTTATCTTTCGTGGAAGGCCCGTTCCCTGGGCTTTGAGGCGCGCTTCATTGAGCTGGCCTCCCAGGTCAATTCGTTTATGCCGCGCCACGTCGTGGACAAGGTTGTGGAACACCTCAACAGTGTGGGCAAGAGTTTGAAGGGTGCTAAAATTTTGGTTTTGGGCGTGGCGTATAAGGCAGACGTGAACGATACGCGCGATACACCGGCTGATGAAATTCTGGTCTATCTGCGGGAGAGGGGCGGAATTATTCAGTACCATGATCCCTTTGTCCCCAGTTTTGACCTGAGTACCGGGGAGAAGCTTCGCTCCGTGCCTTTGACTCCGGGCCAGGTCAAGAGCACGGATTGCGTTGTGGTGGTGACGGATCATCACAATGTGGATTACGATATGGTTTGCGCGAATGCCAAGCTTTTGGTAGACACCCGGAATGTTTACCGCAAGCGCCGCTTAAAGAAGATTCGAAGACTATGA
- a CDS encoding UDP-glucose/GDP-mannose dehydrogenase family protein, with product MKISVVGAGYVGLVTGACFADLGNQVYVVDIDKDKIEDLKKGNVPIYEPGLEEMVRRNLEQGRLVFGTEVRTAVHHGEVIFIAVGTPAKEYGEADLSYVEAVARSIAKNMPDYRLVVEKSTVPVNTGEQVKRTIRLNNPKKIKFDVASNPEFLAEGTAVRDFMNPDRIVIGVESKRAKDILSELYEPLKAPIVVTDIRSAEIIKHASNSLLATKISFINAVANVCEASGADITQVARGIGLDKRIGSEFLNAGVGYGGSCFPKDIDAFVRIADKLGYDFHLLKSVRQINAEQKAIFVRKIEDALWIVKGKTIAVLGLSFKPNTDDMREAPSVDVINSLQTMGATVKAYDPQAMEKAKAVLKDVTYCKDAYETVEGSDCMVVLTDWNDFKELDFSRVLASMRHPIIVDGRNIYPRKKMEDLGFQYFGVGH from the coding sequence ATGAAGATCTCAGTGGTGGGCGCGGGCTATGTGGGCCTGGTCACCGGAGCCTGTTTTGCAGACCTCGGGAACCAAGTCTATGTGGTGGACATCGACAAAGACAAGATAGAGGACCTGAAAAAGGGGAATGTGCCGATCTATGAGCCCGGTCTTGAGGAGATGGTGCGCCGGAACTTGGAGCAGGGCCGTTTGGTCTTTGGAACCGAGGTTCGCACTGCCGTGCATCACGGAGAGGTGATCTTTATTGCGGTCGGCACACCGGCCAAGGAATACGGCGAGGCCGATCTTTCTTATGTGGAAGCCGTGGCACGCTCGATTGCCAAGAACATGCCCGACTACCGCCTCGTGGTTGAGAAGAGCACAGTACCGGTCAACACCGGAGAGCAAGTCAAGCGCACCATACGTCTCAACAATCCCAAAAAAATCAAGTTTGACGTGGCCTCCAATCCGGAGTTCCTGGCCGAGGGCACGGCTGTCCGGGATTTCATGAATCCTGACCGGATCGTTATCGGAGTGGAGAGCAAGCGTGCCAAAGATATTTTGAGTGAGCTTTATGAGCCGTTGAAGGCGCCGATTGTGGTTACGGATATTCGAAGCGCCGAGATCATCAAACACGCCTCAAACTCCCTGCTCGCGACCAAGATTTCCTTTATTAACGCGGTGGCCAATGTTTGTGAGGCCTCCGGCGCCGATATCACACAAGTGGCCAGGGGAATCGGGTTGGATAAGCGCATAGGATCCGAATTTCTCAATGCGGGTGTGGGGTATGGCGGTTCCTGTTTCCCCAAGGACATTGATGCCTTTGTCCGGATTGCCGACAAGCTTGGTTATGATTTTCATCTACTCAAGTCCGTCCGGCAAATCAATGCGGAACAAAAGGCCATTTTCGTGCGTAAAATTGAGGATGCGCTCTGGATCGTCAAGGGCAAGACGATTGCGGTCCTGGGACTTTCTTTCAAACCCAACACCGATGATATGCGCGAAGCCCCGAGCGTGGATGTCATTAATAGCCTTCAAACCATGGGGGCAACGGTCAAGGCCTATGACCCCCAAGCCATGGAGAAGGCCAAGGCAGTGCTCAAGGACGTGACCTATTGCAAGGACGCCTACGAGACCGTGGAAGGAAGCGATTGTATGGTGGTCCTGACCGACTGGAATGATTTTAAGGAACTGGATTTTTCCCGGGTCCTCGCCTCCATGAGGCACCCGATCATTGTGGATGGCCGCAATATCTACCCCCGGAAAAAAATGGAAGACCTGGGTTTTCAATACTTCGGAGTCGGGCACTAG